The segment ACAACAATCCAGATGTGCTCAAGGTaataattttaagtttccttcaaACTTACACCAGAATTAACAGTTGAACTGCAGTGATCTTCAAACTGTCATGACTAGGACTCTTGCTAAGAAGTAcacatgtaggggcgcctgggcagcgcagtcgttaagcgtctgccttcggctcagggcgtgatcctggcgttcggggatcgagtcccacattgggctcctccgctgggagcctgcttcttcctctcccactccccctgtgttccctctctcgctggctgtctctatctctgtcgaataaataaataaaatcttaaaaaaaaaaaattacacatgtaaatataaataccTAGATTTTTCAACAGACATGACTAACCTTTCATCCACGGGCAAAGGCAGCAATATTGTCTAGTCTGTTCATTCCACATAATTTTTTGGCTAATGCTGctaggttgaaccatatgaaactgACATCTTTGTAGTCAAAATGGTCAAATATGGGCGATTTCATGGGGCCCAACTAATTTGTGACACTATAGTATCACGTTCTGTTTAATGGGCCGCATCCCGCAGGAAAACGCTGTTTCGTGGGTCATTGttgttattgctatttttaaaattaaaatgggattgaaactttttttcacttaacatggCATGACATCTTTCCATGCAAGTACGTTATGCTCCATCTCACCTTTTTCAAAAGCTTCATGGGATCTACCACATAGGCGTACCCCAGCTTAGGTAACTGATCCCCACAGAAGGCACTTAGATTTTTTCCCAATTTCTTGTTGTTCCAAACCCTGGCACAGTGAACTTCCTTGTCATAAACGTTCATGTGCTGGTGCTGGAGATGGAATTTCTGTAGCACGGACTCCTGGAGGCAGGATGGCAGGCATCTCGTGATCTTAATTGTGTCTCAAACCCTTTGAATAGGAATTAGGCTCACTGTCTTCCCTTGGGTGCATTTGGTGGAGGGTAAACAGTACTGACCGAGGGAGCTCAGCCAGGCACCCTGTTCTATCCATCCCTCATCTGTCCACAACCTTCTCCTGCGGGACTGGAAGCTCAGGCTTGCTCCAGACTTCTCCCTCTCTGGACCAACACTATGGAGAACCCCTGAAAAACAGGGCATTTTACTGTCAACCAGACTTGAGTTTCCTCTGTTGCCCAAGCTCCTTTTAAATTCTCTGGACTTCACTATCACATctacaaaaaggaaacaaacctcTCAGTGTTGCCAGGAGGATGAAGCAGAAAACGTGGAGTGCTTTATAAACAAGTCACAGAAATCAGCCATTATCTTCAGCTCGTGCAGGGCTGTTCTTTCCCAAGCGGAAGAGAGAGGCTACTCTGTGTTGTCTACTCACATTTACCCTgtggtgggctgggggagggctcTACGTAAGACAAGAAGCTTCGCTCACCCTTCTGAGTTTACAATTTGCCTACTCCCTGCCCTCATTTTCTTCACTTCTCCAGGACTTGAGGGCTGAGGTAAAGAACCAAATTCTTGGACAATGTCATTCATCCgacaacaggtatttattgagtacctactatatgccagtcaCGGTGTACCTCAATATTCTCACtggcaaaatgaaaaacagtgcTTCTCAATGGAGTAACAATGGGCATCCTGGGCGGGACAATTCTTTGTGCgggtctgccccccccccccccccccccccccccccccgctctctaAACCACAGGGGCTGTACCTTGCAATTGGGACAACCTAAAAAGGCCCCCGCACATTTCGAAACGGCCCCTAGGGGGCACTTTCGCCCGCGATGAAGAATCTCCGACCCACCCTTGAAGAGTCCAGAGACCGGGAAAGGGGGAGGCCCTCTAACTGGCAGGTTTAGGATGCTGGCGAGGTCCAAGGCGAGAAGGATCTGGACCGTGTTTCCGGGGGACGGGGCCTTATACTGGCCCCCGAACGAGCTTGTCAACCTCCTTGGGCTATGGATTCCGACTCCTGAGTCAGAACTCCTGCTTCCTATGCAGCCAAGACACAACGCGGGTTTCTGTTCCCAGACGAGCCTGGGTTCCTGAGGAGGAGGGAACGGCGGTGCCCTCGTCCCCCAAGCCTTCGGGAAACGAAGTGTTAAGGCAGGTGGCGCCGCAGAAGCCCCCGGCGCCGCTAGAGGGACCAACACGGCATCATCGCGGACGGCTTCGCGGTCACGTGGGAGCGAGGGCGGGACCAAACGAGAGGCCGGCCAATAGGCTGCGCTGTCGGTGGGCGTGATAGCCAataggagcagggagagggggtcCCGGGACTAGGAAGAAACGGCGGCCGGGAGGGGGCTACAGGTACCATGGGGCTTCTGACCATTCTGAAGAAGATGAAGCAGAAAGAGCGGGAGCTGCGACTCCTCATGCTGTATCCTCCCGGACGCCGGAGCCGCGAGGGTAGCGGGGGGACCCCGCCGGGCGGGCGGTGCCAGGCGCCCCCTACCGGGCGCGGGGTCCGCGGCCGGCGCGTACCAACTGCCCATTGTGCGTCACGCACGTGGGCCCTACCAATCGCCCCGGGGGGGGGCCGGGAGGAGGCCGTACCACCGGCTCGGAGCCGGGGGGGGGACTCCGTTCCCAAGGCCAAAGGTGAGGGCCTAAATGCGCAACGGCCGGACCAGATGTCGCTGTGTAAGGGGGGAGGGGGTCCTGGAGGCGACTCGGATGTCACCACCCGTCGGTCTGGCTCGAGCGTGAGGCCGCTGTCCTGCTTGGCTCTGACCTTCCTCCCCCCGTCAGAGGGTGCCAGGCCCCGGCCCCGCCCTCAAGGTCGGAATCCCGGGGGCGTGCGGGCCCCGCCCTGCGCTCCTAGGGGAGGCGGGTGTGGACGCTCGTGGCTGTTTGTCCCTTGTGTCCAACTCCCCACCTCCGTGGACGCGCTGGTGGTCGctatccccccaacccccgcccgcAACTAACGGCTTGTAGGCCCGAGTGCCCCGCCGACCTTCTGAGTCCGGTTAACGGGCGCATGCACTCGTCCCCCTTTCTTTGTGCCAGGCCGCGTCAGGACTCTGCGATGCCAGAGCTGGGCGGGTCTCACTCGGAGCTCCTGTAGCAGGGCAGAGAAGACATTTAAATAGGCAGATAACTTGGTAGTACTCACCTCGTGTCTGGTTTAAAGAGCTCAGAGAAGGGCACAGAGAATTCACTCATCcgcttaaatatttattgagtgcctactaagtGCTAGGCACTGTCCTAGGGGCTGgggtaaaataagaaaacaaatcctTATCTTCATGGACGGTCTATGATGCGGTGGGGAGAACGATGTTAACAAAGCAAATAGGTAAAATGTATAGGATGCATGAAGAAGAATGCAGCTTAAACAGGTCAAAGAAGGCCACAATGGGAAAGCGACCGTTGAGTaaaggcagggaggtgagggatGAACCATGTAGATAATCTGGGGAAATTTGTTCAAGCAAAAGGATCGGCAAGTGCAAGGTCTGGAAGGAGGAACTCAGCTGGTGTCTTAAAAGAATGCCAAGGAGGGCCGTGTGGCTGGAGACAGTGCAAGGAGAAGATTAGGACAGAGAGGGGACGGAAAAGCCTCCTCATGTAGGCTTTTGGTTTTTGGCTTTTCCTTTAAATGAGAATTGCCCAGGGCACGTGCGATCTGAGATGAGTTGCTGCACCACCCCCAAGACaggatggtggcttggaccaggatGGAAGCAGCGAGGTGATGGAAGTTGGGGGACCTTTTGACCGGAGGCCCAGCAGGCATTGGTGCTGGATTGAACTCGAGTGTAAGAGGCAGAGTGAAGTCAAGCTGACTTCTAGGTTTCTGGCCCGAGCAGTGCAACGAACGAGGAACCACTtgctgagatggggaagggggcagggagcagattCAGAAAGATGGGACCTCAGGGTTTGACCATGCAAGATGCCTCTAAGACATCCTGTAAGTGTCAGATGGGCAGCTGGATAGAGGGACTGAGCCCAGGGGAGCAGCTGGGTGGGATGTGTgcatttgggagtcatcagcataAAGACGGTATTTGAAGCCGTGATCCTGGGTGAGAGCACTAAGGGATGAGAGTGGACGGAGGAGAACTGAGGCGTACCTGGATAAGAGGTCAGGGCGATGGGAGCCAGGCAAGGGAATGGAGGTAGGGGCAGGCCCCTCTGTGAGGTACTgctggtggagaggaagaggggggcTGAGGACTGCCCGCACAGCCGGAGAACAACTTGAGATCTTTAGAGACCTTGGCAAGAGCAGTTTCAGGGAAGCAGGGGGAACAACAGTCTCGTGGGTTCAAGAAAGAGCAGGAGGACAGAAATGGGAGAGGGTGAGTATGGACAGCGGTTTTGGGGAGATTTGCTCTAaggggaaggaaataaaggaataagTAGGGGGGAAGAGGGACCAAGTGAGGGTGTGGTTTGCTTCTCCTAAGGTGGAAGAGACCAGCTTGTCAGCTGATGGGAATCATCCAGTGgatggtggggttggggggtgagaGGAGCAATTGGAACGGAGCCTTGGTGGCTGGAGAGCTTTTATCACCCTCATTCTACTGGTTTGAGTCACCTGGGCCCCGTCCCAGCTGCCAGCCGTCTTAAGTGTTGCAAGGATGGGATGGGGGAAGGTTCTCTCCAGCTACTGAACTCACCCATTTGTTTGCACGCTCACTTAGCAGCAAAGGGTTTAGAACATTCCAGAAACAGAAAGGTGAGGGTGGCTCCCTCCAGATAACTTGCTCTTGCCCTTCACTCTGTCTGGAAGGCTCTTCCCTCAGTCCTTTGAAAAGCTGGCTCCTTGTAGTTTGGGCCTCAGCTGGAGACCCTGAGAGAGCTCCTGCAGCCGCCCCCTCCCAAAGCCTCTTAGTTGTGTTTCTTACACAACCCAGGAGCTGATGGTGCCTTGTTTCCCATTTGCACTCTATGGACGGTCTCTGTACTAGAGCAAAAGCCGCACAAGGGTGGGGACTTCAACTCTGGGGTACTCCCCGGCACCAGAAGAGGGCCCGGCAcgtagtaagcattcaataaatactgtagAGTAACTTAGGAACCTTTGGTTAGTTAGAGatgagaaaatctttatttctcaatCCTTTCCCACTTATCGTGGGCCAATAAATTGTGTGTCAGGCACGTGCTCAACTAACGTGATACGTGGTGGGAAATGACTCGTCCCCTAAAAGAGGGGCTGTGGGATGATGTCACCACCCTGCAGAGCACGGGGACTTCTCCTTAACCTGCCGCGCCCCAGCGGCCTGGACAACGCTGGCAAAACGACCATCCTCAAGAAGTTCAATGGCGAAGACATTGACACCATCTCCCCGACGCTGGGCTTCAACATCAAGACGCTGGAGCACCGAGGGTGAGCGGGGACCCTGCGGTGGGCTGGTCccgagcagggcagggagcccggaTGAGGGGCCAGGCTGACCCTCTCGCCGCCCCCCTTCCTGCCCAGATTCAAGCTGAACATCTGGGATGTGGGTGGCCAGAAGTCCCTGCGGTCCTACTGGCGGAACTACTTCGAGAGCACGGACGGCCTCATCTGGGTGGTGGACAGCGCCGACCGCCAGCGCATGCAGGACTGCCAGCGGGAGCTCCAGAGCCTGCTGGTGGAGGAGGTGGGCGGGGCACCCGGCTGAGCAGGGGAAGCCAGGCTTCAGCCGCATCCGGGCCCCGATACTTGGTGCCCCTTGGTGCCCCGTACGTGGATGTGCGAACACCTTCCTCAGCGGATTCCCCGAGGGGCCCATGACCCCAGAGGGACACCTAGGGCAGGGTCTCTTTCTTCACAGAGCCCTCACCGTGTGCCCAGCACCCTAGGGGAGGCAGAGACCACCTGTGTGCTTGGTACCAGGGAGCCCCACAGTGCTGGGGGCAGGACGTGCTATGAAACCTGGGTTCATATCCCTTTGATGTCGCTGCTCTTCAGCACCCTGAGCTTCAGGTTCTGCACCTTGAATGGGGCTTTAGGGAGGATGACTTGAGGCCAGTGTGTGAAGCTTTGGGAGGCAATGGAGCCTGGCTCTGGAGTTGAACtctgtgctgtgtgacctcaggcaagatgcttaatctctctgaacctccacTTCCTCATTTCTAAGGTGGGCATTAGAATTAGGGTGATCTTATAACTTACTATCTGGCCCAAAACACTTTcctttaaatacaattttagatttacagagaagttgcaaagatagtgaAAAGATGTCCCATATACTTTTcatcttccttcccctaatgGTAACATCATAGGTAACCAgcgtgcatttgtcaaaactaagaaattaacattggcaAGTTATTCTTAACTACAGGTTctatttggatttcaccagtttttccattaatatcctttttctgttccaggatttGATTCAGGTTAATACACTTGCATTTAGTTGAAAACCAGGACGCTTTTAAGAACGAAAGAGGGACTTGTTAATAATTATGCAGGGACAACAGGCATAAATAGGACTCTTCTGGGCACACAGCGACGCGGTCACCTGGTCTAGCACTAGCCACCTCTGGGGGGTGTCCAGTAGGTCCAATGCGATCATGCCTGTCCATGCTCAGCCCTGGCCTAGCACCTCAAGGCCCTTTATCGGGCCCAGATCCACCTACCTCCCCGGAGGGACTCCCCGTCAGAAACACGCGTGGAAGTAACTGGAAGCAGAGGCAGAGTGAGGCCCAGCAGGGTAGTGAACAGCGAAAGCGCTCCAAGACCTTGGAAGAAGGAAAGGTCACTCCCACCAGACCCCATGGCCCCGGACAGTTGCATTCTTTGTGCAGGTCAGGTCATCACATGGGAGCAGTCTAGAAtcacagggctctgggatcatctTATccatcaccccctccccatttatggaggaagaaactgaggcatggaggaGAGAGGTGTTCTCTGGGCCCCCGCCtagggctccctccctccccctgcccccacgtATGGCTGGATTCACAGGCCACGTCCACACCGCCTACCCCACTGGGGGCTCTCCTACCACCCTGGGGCCTTGCCCTGATTTTCCAGATTGATCTCTGACCCCACCTGCTCTGGGTGAtcagaggaggggctgggctgcCCTCTGAGCCCCCACGCCCCACCCCTGTTTGTCTCCCCCAGCGCCTGGCCGGAGCCACCCTGCTCATCTTTGCCAACAAGCAAGACCTGCCCGGAGCACTGTCCTCTAACGCCATCCGTGAGGTGAGTCCAGGCCTTAGCATAGGCCCATGGAGGAAAAGGGGCGCCCGTTTCTTggttaagttatttaaaaagcatGCATTAGCTCCTCCAGCGTGGCAGGACCTATGCAGGACACGGGAGAGTGTGTGATAATAAGAGCTAGTTGTGCCCCACCAGCGGGGGGAGGGCACACGTGCAAACGTTACCCTACAGGGTGACAGCAGCCGGCCAGTAGTAAGTACTCGCTTTGTGCCAGGCTCCTGGTGTAGACGAACTCACTCAGTTCTCACCCCAGCCTCCTGAGGGAGGAGCCGTTATGATCATTCTGCAGCTGGCAAAGCAGGTTTAGAGAAGCGAGGTCACGCGGCCGGTAAGCTGACAAGTCAGGATTCCAGTGCAGGCCCGTGGGGACCCACATCGTatcctgcctcctgctctggACCGCGAGCCCCAGAATGAGAGAGGATGGGATTAGAATCTTggttctgtcacttactagctgtgtggacGTCTGTGGGGCGCATAGCACGATGCCCAGATCCTAACAGGTGCCCAGGAGCCCGGGTTGCTCTGCTGTTACTGGGGGTAGTGCTGGCGTGGtggtgagcacggagcccaggtgccctgaggtgCGGACAGATCTTCACCAGGGGCCCGGGGAGACTTCTGAGAGCCTGGAAGGAGGCACGGCTTTCCCCTgggccaggagaggggaaggggctctGAGTGGCAGGTCCTGTGGTCACCGGGgcccaccaccctctcccccctgccccccaggccctGGAGCTGGACTCCATCCACAGCCACCACTGGTGCATCCAGGGCTGTAGCGCCGTCACCGGCGAGAACCTCCTACTCGGCATTGACTGGCTCCTGGATGACATTTCCAGCCGCATCTTCACGGCCGACTGAAGCACTCCAGATGCCCCCCACCTCACAgtccagcccccccaccccccaccctgccctcgtCAGGCACCATCCATGGGGAAACGGGAGTCAGCCAGCCTGACGAACAGCCCTGACCCCACTCCGTAACCTGCTGTTGCTGCTAATGCCGCCCACTGCTTCTCTGTGGCCAGCCGGCTCCCGTGGCTGGAGGGCTGCCGCCCCGGCTTCGCCCTGGCTCCCGACCCAGCCCGCCTGCAGCTGCCATAGCGAGAGaagagggctggggctgggagggggctgccTCTGCTGCTACCAAGGCTGTGGGCCTGATCCTTTGCTCAGCTGTGAGAATAAACCGTTCCTTGTCCCAATTCCCGGTGGAGTCATTTGTTGCTTCCACAGCTGTACGAGACCACCAGGAGCCCCCAGGGTAGCAGGGCACCGAAAGGAACAGATCATTCCAGTCAGAGGGTTCACTGCTGCTGTGTCAGAGGGACACACAAAGAATTACAGAAGCACAGGACAGGGCTGCAGCTAATTCTATTTGGAAGAGTCCAAGCAGGCTTCCCGGAGGAAGTGACATTCACGTTGGGCGCAAAGGCTAAGTAGAAGTTCTCTGTGTAGAGGAAGGGGGTGGACGGTTTACCAGAACAACTGCTGCCCTTAGAGTGTGAATAAGAAAAAGGGACACAGGCCCCCATCAGGGCTCATGATTTGCTGAATGGAATATGGGCGGAATTTCATCTCCCAACTCCCCACCGTAGCCAGGAACCCGCAGGCAGCGGACTACCTACACAGATGTGTGGGCGGCGATGGCTCACGCAGAGGGACCCAACGTGACCTGACTTGACCGAGAAATGAAGCTCAAGGGCTcttgggaagaggggaggagagaggacgTGCGCATCAAGCAGGGCTTGCTAACTGAGTAGAGCAGGGAGGGGTCCTTCTCTGAAGACTAAGGCGCTCTCTGAAGCTGGGTTGCCCCGCAGGTGGCCCGACAGATGGGGGTCTTCACAGGGCCCCCTGTTCTGGTCCTACCGGTGGCTTCTAACTCTGCTGGGTTCTGTTCGAAGCTCTCCCCGGTATCCTCACATTCAAGAACAGCCCTAAGCAGTACGGACTCCCCGGATCCCGTCTATGGGGGAACTGAGCCTCTGGGAGGGAGGCTACGTGACTTGCTCAAAGCCAGCCAGCTATAGGAAGTCggggagctgggatttggacccaGCACATGTAACCACTACACCATACTATTCCAGGTTTTCGTCTCTCTGCTCAAAGCTCAGATGGCAGAGAGGAGGCCtacttttccaatgaggaaagAGTAGTTTTCCCAAGGAAAAGGCAAGGGAGAGACAGATTTGCTGCTAGATTGGCACCAGGATCCCTTCCTGGAGAGGTACACAGACGTGCAAAATCTGGGCTATGTtaggatggaagaagagaaacCGATGTTGGGTAGAAGACAACCTTAGAACATAAACTGTCCATCAGTGTGAAAAATTAAAACCGcctgccctctcctctgctcaaGACAGACACGGTCGTCCCCGTGCTACCCAAACCCTGTGGTGAGTGAACCCACCCAGGCTCCAGAGCCAAAGCACAGCCCACTCCCTGGATGATGCTGAGCAAGCGCCTCACATGTTTGTGCCTCGGTGTCCCCATCTGGGGAAAGATAAGGCATCCACCTGCTAAGGGTGGGACAAGGACCAAATGGGTGGGTGTCTTGTGTGTCGCAAGCAGAACGTTAGCCATCATGTTCATTATTTGAACCGGCAGGAGCTCAAGCACATCCAACCAACATGAACTCAGCCATGCACTGATCCGGATGAATCACCCCAGGGTTCAAGTCCTCCTGGGGGCCCTTAGGAAACAGCAGTCttgatttaaaatgtgatttctgcATGGTTGGAGACAAGGAAATAACAAGGTTATACTCATTACCAAGGCCTGTTGATGGGGGGGTCTGAGCTGTGGCAGCAAGGTGGTCAGCCCGGTGGGGGTGGGAATGTGGGGGGACGGGCTGCCGGCTGTGAATTTGCAGCTTTCCTCTCGCCTCCTGCCGTCTAAGAGGGCTCTTCTGTTTGCTTCTCCCGGTGATGGAAATGGTGGAGTTGGGGGGGTGGCGGCAAACTGATCTAGATAGGAATGGGCTTGGAGGGGACAGggcaaaagaagagaagaaggagagaattgGGAGCTgcagggtcagggaggggagggaatgatgGGCAAGAAGACGGCCAGTCCTGCCAGGAGAGCTTGAGAGAGCAGAAGTGTTGTCTAAAAGGGGTCCTAGAGGTGTGTGTTGTTCAAGGGGACGCCACCCCATCTAAGCCTTCTCCCAAACACCTCCTGGATAATCTACCCTGTGTCTGAGCTTCCATGAGTCTCATTTGGGAGTTGGCTTTGTCTCTTTCTGGAAACCGGCCGTGCAGTGTCCACTGTAAGAGTGGCCACGAGCCCTTGAGTGCTTTACCCACACTACCACTTTGAGGCTTCACAAGCTGGTGGTCGTGGTATCTGTCGCTGTCCTCAACGGTCTGCCCCAGACATGGATCACAACTGCCTTGAGCAGAACGGACGGTTCTTGGAAGGATACTTAGAACTCACAGCATCCCGATGGAGGTCTCAGGATGCC is part of the Ailuropoda melanoleuca isolate Jingjing chromosome 16, ASM200744v2, whole genome shotgun sequence genome and harbors:
- the ARL2 gene encoding ADP-ribosylation factor-like protein 2, encoding MGLLTILKKMKQKERELRLLMLGLDNAGKTTILKKFNGEDIDTISPTLGFNIKTLEHRGFKLNIWDVGGQKSLRSYWRNYFESTDGLIWVVDSADRQRMQDCQRELQSLLVEERLAGATLLIFANKQDLPGALSSNAIREALELDSIHSHHWCIQGCSAVTGENLLLGIDWLLDDISSRIFTAD